One Rissa tridactyla isolate bRisTri1 chromosome 1, bRisTri1.patW.cur.20221130, whole genome shotgun sequence DNA segment encodes these proteins:
- the CRELD2 gene encoding protein disulfide isomerase CRELD2 codes for MGPGRASRPGRPPLAAALCAALLMLLLLPPALGAGDRRRLACSTCRGIADRFNQGLADTAKKNFGGGNTAWEEKTLSKYESSEIRLVEIIENLCDSSNFECNNMVEEHEEHIEKWWFKLKKKYPDLFKWFCIETIEVCCPAGTYGPDCLACRGGSERPCHGNGHCDGDGTRGGDGSCSCNKEYTGDFCLDCSNGYFSTLRNETHSVCTACHAACKTCTGSSNKDCQDCKEGWIKNEESACVDLDECAASPCKDHQYCLNTDGSFSCKACDASCVGCTGEGSDKCKTCASGYMKEDEKCTDIDECSLPEKVCVKENQDCVNTSGSYKCVCSEGFEDKDGTCVQTVKKGEEAESETTESSPTGHDDL; via the exons ATGGGGCCCGGACGTGCGTCTCGCCCGGGCCGGCCGCCGCTGGCCGCGGCGCTCTGCGCTGCCCTCTTGATGCTGCTGTTGTTGCCGCCCGCCCTAGGCGCTGGCGATCGGCGGCGCCTAGCGTGCTCCACCTGCCGGGGCATCGCGGACAGATTCAACCAG GGATTAGCAGATACAGCTAAGAAGAACTTTGGTGGTGGAAACACTGCTTGGGAAGAGAAGACACTGTCAAAGTATGAGTCCAG TGAAATTCGTCTTGTAGAGATCATAGAGAATCTGTGCGACAGTAGTAACTTTGAATGTAACAACATGGTAGAAGAGCATGAAGAACATATAGAAAAATGGTGGTTCAAACT AAAGAAGAAGTATCCTGATTTGTTTAAATGGTTTTGCATAGAAACAATAGAAGTTTGCTGCCCTGCTGGAACTTATGGACCAGATTGCCTTG CTTGTCGTGGTGGATCAGAAAGACCTTGCCATGGAAACGGTCACTGTGACGGTGATGGTACCCGAGGTGGAGATGGCTCGTGTAGCTGTAACAAGGAGTATACAGGAGATTTTTGTTTGGACTGTTCTAATGGTTACTTCAGTACCTTGAGAAATGAGACACATTCTGTTTGTACAG CCTGCCACGCTGCCTGTAAAACTTGTACTGGTTCAAGTAACAAGGACTGCCAAGACTGTAAAGAAGGCTGGATTAAAAATGAAGAATCAGCTTGTGTGG ATTTAGATGAGTGTGCTGCTTCTCCTTGCAAAGATCACCAGTATTGTTTAAACACAGATGGATCTTTCTCATGCAAAG CATGTGATGCCAGCTGTGTAGGTTGCACAGGGGAAGGTTCTGACAAGTGTAAGACCTGCGCATCTGGATACATGAAGGAAGATGAAAAGTGTACAG ATATAGATGAATGTAGCCTTCCTGAAAAGGTCTGCGTGAAAGAGAATCAAGACTGTGTTAATACTTCAGGTAGTTACAAGTGTGTATGTTCAGAAGGGTTTGAAGATAAGGATGGAACGTGTGTTCAAACTGTAAAAAAAG GAGAGGAAGCAGAGAGTGAAACAACTGAGTCT